DNA sequence from the Gallaecimonas xiamenensis 3-C-1 genome:
GCCAGTTCGAATTCGGACCAGCGCGGCCTGTCGTATTTGAAGATGCCGCTGGACTCGCCCACCAGGTCGATACCGGTTTCGGAGCCGAAGCCAAACTTGGTGAAGGTGCCCAGCAGCTCGTCTTTGGAAATGGACAGGGCCAGCTTGGCGATGCCCATGTTGGAGGACTTCTCGATAATGGTGGTGAGGTCTATGACCCCCAGGTTGCGATGGTCCTTGACCCGGCGGCCACCCAGGCGCATCCAGCCCGGATTGGTGTCAATCTTCTGGTCAGGCTTGACGGCGCCGGCGTCCAGGGCCGCCATCATGGCCAGGGGTTTGGCGGTGGAGCCGGGTTCGAAGACGTCGGTAATGGCACGGTTGCGCAGCTGATAGGTTTTGACGTCACTGCGGTTATTGGGGTTGTAGGAGGGCACATTGGCCATGGCCAGCACTTCCCCCGTGGCTACGTCCACCACCACCACCGAACCGCTGGTGGCTTCGAAATAGTTGACCGTCTTTTTCAGCTCCCGATAGGCCAGGGCCTGAATGCGCTGGTCTATGGTGAGCTGGATGTCCTGGGGCTTTTCCGCCACCTGCAGGGTACCGAGGGACTCCACCACCCGGCCAAGGCCGTCCTTGCGTACCTGGCGTTTGCCGGGCAGGCCGGTCAGCAGGTCGTCATAGGTGCGCTCTATGCCTTCCAGGCCATGGTCGTCGATGTTGGTGAAACCGATCAGGTGGGCATCCACTTCCCCTGTGGGGTAGTAGCGTTTGGATTCGCGCTTGAGGCCGATACCGGGGATCTTCAGGGCCTTGACGTAGTGGGCCATGGCCGGGGTGACCTGGCGCTGCAGGTAGACAAAGCGGCGCTTGGGGTCGGCGCTGATCTTACCCATCAGTTCCTTGGCATCGCCCCCCAGCACTTCCGCCAGGGCCTGCCAACGGCGTTTGTCCTGCAGGCCGCCTTTTTCCAGTACCACCTTGGGGTCGGCGTAGATGGCATCCACCGGCACCGACACCGCCAGCTCCTCGCCGTTACGGTCGGTGATGATGCCCCTTGGTACCTGGGTAGAGGTGACCCGCAGTGAACGCAGGTCCCCCTGCTGGCGCAGACGGTCGGGGGAGATGACTTGGATATAGGCAGCACGCACCACCAGCGCCGTGAAGACGGCGCCCATCAGGACGATGGCGAACAAGTGGCGCCAGTTGATGACGCCGGGCTTGACGCGGTTACGTGCGTGCCTGCTCATTTGAGCTCTATGACCTTCTCGTCGGTGCGGGAAACCCGCTTCATGTCCAATTCCCGGCGGGCAATGCCTTCAACCCGGCTGTGTTCACCCAGGGCCCCTTCCTCCAAATTGAGGTGGCGCCATTCCACGTCCAGGTTTTCCCGCTCTACCATCAGCTGCTCTTTGTGGGCGGTGAGCAGCCGGTTGCTCTGGGCCAAGAAGACCACGGCAAATGCCGAGGCGATGACCGCAAAAAAGAGCAAAAGCAGCCACTTGGACTGCCACACTTCCGCCAGGATGATCTCAACCAGCTTGGGTTGGCGATCAGCCATATGCGGCCTCGGTGCGCTCGGCTACCCGCAGCACCGAACTGCGGGCCCTGGGATTGACCTGGGTTTCTTCCTCACCGGGGAAAATGGCCTTGCCCACCGCCTTGAGTTTTTTGTGGTGCTTGAGCTGGTCCTGGGTTACCGGCAGGCCGGGGGGCAGCTCTGGGCCCTTTTCCTGGGCACGGATAAACTGTTTGACCAGCCTGTCTTCCAGGCTGTGAAAGCTGATCACCGCCAGCCGGCCGCCGGTAGCCAGCACCTTGAGGGCACCATCCAGGGCGGTTTTCACCTCGTCTAGCTCGCTGTTGACATAGATGCGGATGGCCTGAAAGGAGCGGGTCGCCGGATGCTTGTGCTTTTCCTTAACAGGAGCGGCCTTGGCAATAAGATCGGCCAGTTCGGCGGTGCGGCTTAAGGGCGCCAGGGCACGGCGCTCGACTATGGCCCGGGCGATACGCCGGGCAAAGCGCTCTTCACCGAAGGTTTTCAGCACAAAGGCGATGTCGTCGGCGTCGGCGCGGTTAAGCCAGTCGGCGGCGCTTTCGCCGCTGGTGGGGTCCATGCGCATATCCAGCGGCCCGTCTCGCATAAAGCTAAAGCCGCGCTCGGCGTCGTCCAGCTGCGGGGAAGAAACCCCCAGGTCCAGCAACAGACCGTCCACCTTGCCGCTCAGCCCCAGCTCGTCCAGGTAGCCGGCCAGCCCGGAAAAGGGCCCCTGCACTATGGTAAAGCGCGGGTCGCTGATGGTTTTAGCCTCGGCGATGGCGGCCGGGTCACGGTCGATGGACACCAGGCGGCCATTGGCGCCCAGCTTGGCCAGGATGGCGCGGGAATGGCCTCCCCGGCCGAAGGTACCGTCCACGTACAGGCCGTCCGGCTTTATGGCCAGAGCCTCGATACTTTCATTGAGCAGTACGCTGACGTGTTCGGTCACAGTGAAAAATCCTTCAAGGCGTCGGTCAGCTCTAGCTCGCCGTCTTCGATGGCTGCCATGTCGGCGGCGATCTGTGCTTGCCAGGCCGTATCCGACCAAATTTCAAATTTGTTGAACTGGCCCACCAGCATCACCTTGCCGTCCAGGCCGGCATGATTGCGCAAAGGCCCGGTCACGAGGACCCGGCCCTGGTTATCCAGTTCCAATTCAGTGGCGTGGCCAAGCAGCATGCGCTGCATGCGACGCTCGGCAGGTTTCATGGAAGACAGGCGGCTGAGCTTACGCTCGATGACTTCCCATTCCGCCAGGGGGTAAAGCAGTAGACAAGGCTGGTGGATGTCGATGGTGCAGACCAGTTGGCCGTCGCAATCAGCAATAAGCTGGTCGCGATACCGTTTGGGTATCGCGAGCCGACCCTTGCTGTCGAGGCTCACTTCGCTGGCTCCACGAAACATCGTTCTTATTCCCTTGGGTTAGCAATTTTAACCACAATTTCCCACAATTTCCCACGCTGCCAAGTCTAGGGGGTGGTCTTCAAGCTTGTCAAGCAAGGGAAAAGCCAGTTGTGACGCGGCCTACAGCCATTTTACAAGGCGCTGAAAAGCAAGTGGTTTAAGGGCTGTAGCCAGATTGCCTACCAGGGCTGAACGCCCGTTAAATGAACATTTCCCCAACCGGGGTGGGGAAGAGTGGTAATCAGTCCCACCCTGGTCACCCCACATCACCGCCGACGGGCCAACGGCAATAAAAACGGCAATAAATAAGCCGCCTGTTGGCGGCCTATTTATTTGATGAGTCCGCAGAGCCGGCCTGTAAGCCGGGGCGAACCCCGAAGTCCAAGCACTGCTGGGGCGCGGGTAAGCGCGAGTCTCTGGATGGATGAGCCACCAGAGGTGGTTTCACTCACCGCCCCAAAATAAAAAAGCCGTCCAAAGACGGCTCTCTTATTCGAAATAAAGTCCGCAGAGCCGGCCTGTAAGCCGGGTTCTGTCTTGAACGGCCATTCGTCTAGGCCAGCAATCGCTCACTGGCTCAAGCAACCTACCCGCCCCCCGCGCGGGCCGCGCGTATTGGGGGCCTATTTGGTCTTGCTCCGGGTGGAGTTTACCGTGCCACGAACTGTTGCCAGCCGCGCGGTGCGCTCTTACCGCACCCTTTCACCCTTACCTGTGCACCATCTTGCGATGGGCCATCGGCGGTCTACTCTCTGTTGCACTGGTCGTCGGCTTGCGCCGCCCAGGCGTTACCTGGCACCCTGCCCTATGGAGCCCGGACTTTCCTCCCCCCACCGAGGTGGGCAGCAGCCGTCCGGCCGACTCTGCGGACGCGCAGTATACCTGGGCCGGGCTCAGCCCTCCAGTCCCAGGTTGTAAAGGGCGTTCTTCTTGAGATCAAAAGCCTCTGCTACCAGAGTGGCGGCCTTCTTGCGGGGCAGGTCCTGGGCCAAGGCCATAAAGAGGGTAACAGCGGCCTTGGGCAGGGCATCGGTCTTGGGGGCCGGGGCCACCATCAGCACCATCTCGCCCTTCTGGCGATCGCTGTCTTCCTTAAGCCAGGCCTGGAGCTCGGCGATGCTGGCCCCATGAATGGTCTCGAAGGTCTTGGTCAGTTCCTTGGCCAGCACCACTTGTCGCTCTGGGCCGAACACGCTTTCCATGTCCGCCAGGGTGTCGAGGATGCGCCGGGGCGCCTCGTAGAACACCAGGGTGCGGGGTTCTTCGCTCAACGCTTCCAGTTCGGTGACTCGGGCCCCCTGCTTGGCCGGCAGGAAACCTTCAAAGGCAAAGCGGTCGGTGGGCAGGCCCGATGCCGACAAGGCGGCGATGGCGGCGCAGGGACCAGGCAGGGGTACCACTTTGATGCCCGCTTCCCGGCAGAGGCTGACCAGGGTATAGCCAGGGTCGGAGATCAGCGGCGTACCGGCGTCAGACACCAAAGCCACGTTCAGCCCCCCTTCCAACTTGCCGAGAATAAAGGCCGCCTTTTGCTTCTCGTTGTGGTCGTGCAGGGACTGGGTAGGGGTACGGATGGAAAAATGGTGCAGCAGCTGACCGGTATGGCGGGTATCTTCGGCACAAATAAGGGCCACCTCCCCCAGCACGTTCAGGGCACGTTGGCTGATATCCCCCAAGTTACCCAGGGGCGTGGGGACGATATAAAGGGTGCCTTTGGCTTGATTCACAGGAGTGGGCCCTCTGTTTGTGTCGCTATGGCCCCTCGCATACACTAGGCACAGTTTCAGCGAGGACTTGACGGTAAATGACCAGGATTCTAACACGGAGCGCAGGCCTGCTGTGTCTGGCATTGGTGCTGAGCAGCTGTGCCGGCACCGCACAAAAGGACAATTGGAGCGAAAGGCTTTCCAGCCCCGTTTACCTCAAGGCCAGCGATTACCTCGACAAGGCCCGCCAAGCCGAAGGCAACGCCAAGCTGCTGTGGCAGCTCCAGGCCGGGCGCGCTTACGCCCAAAGCAATGATTGGGCCCGGGTGGACGACGTGCTCAAAGCCCTTGGGGGTCGCCTGACCTTGCCTGAAGCCCAGGCTGCATTGCGCCTGCTGAGCGCCGAGTCGGCCATGGCCAGGGAAGATTACGACCTGGCCGCCCGCCAACTGGAAAATCCCCTACCCCGGGACTTCGAGCCCCAACGGCTGCGCCTAAGCTCCCGCCTGGCCGAGCTGTCCGGGGACGTAGAAGCCCAGTTGCAGGCCCTGGCCGGCCTGGCCCAGGCCAGCGACGACCAGGTTCTGAAACTGCGGGTGGTAGACCGGATCTGGAGCCTGCTGCCCCAGGCCGACGCCGACAAGCTGGACACCAGTTGGGCCCCCTGGTTGACCCTCAAAGAGCTGACCCGGGAAAAACGTGGCCAGGCCCTGAAAGAGGCCATCGCCAGCTGGCAGCAGACCTACGCCGGCAGCCTGCCGGCCCGTTACCTGCCCCAGCCGGTAGAGCAGCTGACCCAGATCACCGATTACCAACCCACCAAGGTGGCGCTGCTGCTGCCCCTGACCGGTAACTTCGCCGCCCAGGGCAAAGCGGTGCGGGACGGCGTGGTGGCAGCCTGGCTCGACAGCGGCCAGCAGGCGCAGTTGATCATCCTGGACAGCGCCAACGACGCCCTGGCCGCCTGGCAGGCCGCCAAGGCCCAAGGCGCCGACATGCTGGTGGGCCCCCTGCTCAGGCCACAAATCGAGGCCCTGCAACAAAGCAGCGCCGTCGACGTGCCCTGGTTGGCCCTGAACCGGGTGTTCAGGCCCGGCTTTGCCGACAATTTCTACTTCGCCCTGGCCCCTGAAGACGAAGCCGCCCAAGCCGCAGAAGAAGCAGTGCAGCGCAACGCCCGCCATCCGCTGCTGATCGGCCTGGACGGCAGCACCAACGCCCGCCAGGCCCAGGCCTTTATCGAACGCTGGCGCCAATACGGCCATAGCGAACCGGTAGACATGCGCCTGTTCGCCAACCGCCAGCAGTTGGAGGCAGGGATCCGCGATGTGCTCAAGATTGAGGACTCCAAGGCCCGCATCCGCCAGGTGCAGGACATACTGGGCCGCCGCCTGGAAGCCGAGGCACGCTCCCGCCGCGACGTAGACTTCCTTTACCTGTTGGGTGAAAGCGAAGAAGTGGGGCTGATGAAAGCCTTTATCGACGTCACCATCAGTCCCTTTGCCGAGCCTATCGCCGCCTATACCTCCTCCCGAGGTCATCCGGATCTGGAAAACCCGGCCGGGCTTAGGGATTTCAACGGTCTGAGCTTCTCGGAAATGCCCTATTTCGTCAGCCAGCAGGGGCCGGCCCTGGCCATGCGCCAATTGCTGACCAAGCAGCGCCCCCAATGGCCTTCCGCCTTGGAACGGCTGTTCGCCATGGGCTATGATGCGGCCCGCTTGTTGCCGCGCATGGCGGCACTGCGGGTCGAAGGGGCCGAGCCAGTGCAGGGCATCTCCGGCAGCATAGGTGTGGACAGCAACGGGGTCATCTACCGCCGTACCAACTGGGTGACCATCAAAAAGGGCAACACCGAGGTACATGACCATGCCATTCCGTCTCTTCCCGAGCCGGACAGCCAAGGGGCGGCATTTTGAACAGGACGCCGAACGCTGGCTAAAGAAGCACGGCCTCCAGCCCGCCGCCCGTAACGTACGCTACCGGGGCGGTGAGTTGGACCTGGTGATGCGTGATGGCGTCTGCTGGGTCTTTATCGAGGTCAAGTACCGCGCCAATGTCAGCCATGGCGGTGCCAGCCATGCCTTGTCGGCGGCCCAACAAGCCAGGCTTTGGCAAAGTGCCCGCCGTTTCCTGGCCGAGCAGGGCCTGAACGAGTGGGACTGCCAGTGCCGCTTTGATGTTGTGATTTATGAAGGCGATCAGGCTCCGCTGTGGATAAAAGGAGCCTTTGCCAGTTAGCGGAGTATTCATGCTGGACAGGATTAAAGACAGCTTCACCGAAAGCATCCAAACCAAGATAGTGGCCAGTGAAGCCCTGCCGGACGCCATTACCCAGGGGGCCATGATGCTGGTCAACTGCCTGTTGGCCGGCAACAAGATCCTGGCCTGCGGCAACGGCGGCAGCGCCCTGCAGGCCCAGCACTTGGCCAGCCTGCTGGTACACAGGTTCGAAACCGAGCGCCCCAGCCTGCCCGCCCTGGCCCTTGGGGCCGGCAGCGGCATGCTGACGGCGGTCAGCAACGATGACAGCTTCAACGAAGTATTCAGCAAGGAAGTACGGGCCCTTGGCCAGGCCGGGGATGTGCTGCTGGTCATCTCCACGTCAGGTAATTCCCGTAACCTCATTAAGGCAATGGAAGCGGCCCTGTCCCGCGATATGACCATATTGGCCCTGACCGGTATGGACGGCGGTGAAATGGCCGGTTTGCTGGGCCCTGGGGACGTGGAGATCCGCGTGCCCGGCTACCGCCCGGCCCGGACCCTGGAAATGCACCTACTGGTGCTGCACGCCCTGTGCGACGCCATCGATTCCACCCTTTTTAGCCAGGAAGACTGATCATGAGAAATGCTGTAATGATGGCCGGCCTGATGGCAACCCTGCTGTTGCAAGGTTGTGCCGCTGCCCTGGTGGCCGGTGCCGCTGGCACCGCTGCCGTGGCCAACGACAGGCGTACCGTCGGCGCCTACATTGACGACGAAAACATCGAGCTGAAGATCACCGGCGTTATCAGCAGCGACCCGGAGCTGCGCACCAAGACCCACGTCAATGCCGTGTCCATCAACGGCGAGGTGTTGCTGATAGGCCAGGCGCCAGGGGAAGCCCTGCGCGCCAAGATCCTCAGCGAGACCCAGAAGATCCAAGGGGTGCGCAAGGTCAACAACCAGATCCGCCTGATGACCCCTACCCGCCTGTCCACCCGTACCCACGACACCTGGCTGACCTCCGTGGTCAAAAGCAAACTGTTCGGTGCCGATGTGGATTCCTCCGCCATCAAGGTGGTCACCGAAAACTCCGAGGTGTTCCTGATGGGTATGGTCAGCCACGAGGAAGGTAACATGGCCACTGAGGTCGCCCGCAACGTCCCCGGTGTGAGCCGGGTGGTGAAAGTGTTCCAATACCGCTAAGGATTTGCCCAAATAAAAAACCGGCCAATGGCCGGTTTTTTATTTGACGACTTTCAGGAAAGGCGCCTTTTTGCCCGGTTTGGGCGGCTCTGGATCGTCGTCCGGGTTGTCCCCTTCCAAGGCCACTTTGCCTTCGCGCAGGGCCTCGTAGTAGGGCTCGTCCTCGAAGACGGTACCGGTACCGTTTTCACGGGCATAGATCGCCAAGGCCGCCGCCAGGGGCACAACCACCCGGCGCGGTACGCCGCCGAAGCGGGCGCTGAAGACGATGTCGTTGTTGCCAAGGCTCAGCTGCCCTACCGCACTGGGCCCGACGTTCAGGACGATCTGTCCGTCACGCACGTGTTCCAGGGGCACCTCGACCCCGTCCTGGGTGGCATCCACCACCAGGTGCGGGGTCAGGTCGTTTTCCAGCAACCACTCATAATAGGCCCGCAGCAGGTGCGGCCGGCAGGGCTTGAGCAGGCGCTCAGGCGCCATGGCCCAGCTCCCGCTCGAAGTCGGACAGGGACGCCTGGAAGGACTCACGCTCAAAAATACGCGCCATGTAGGTGCGGATCTCTTTGGCACCACGGCCACTGAGCTCGATACCCAGGTGGTTGAGACGCCACAGCAACGGGGCAAGTACACAGTCCACCAGGCCGAATTCTTCGCTGAGGAAGTAGGGGGTGTCGGCAAAGAGCGGGCCCAGGGCCAACAGGCCTTCACGCAGCTCCTGGCGGGCCTCGGCGGCTTTCTCACCCTTGGCGATGCGCTCGGCCAGTTCGTACCAGTCTTTCTCGATACGGTACATGGTCTGGCGGGCATTGCCGCGCAGCACAGGGTAAACCGGCATCAGCGGCGGGTGCGGGAAGCGCTCGTCCAGGTACTCGTTGATGATGTTGGCACGGAACAGGGTGACTTCACGGTCAACCAGGGTCGGTACGCTGACGTAGGGGTTGAGCTCCACCAGATCTTCCGGCGGGTTGCTCGGATCGACTTCAACGATGTCGTAGGTCACGCCTTTCTCGGCCAGCACGATACGAACCTGGTGGCTGTACATGTCGGCACTGCCACCAAAAAGAGTCATCACAGAGCGTTTGTTGGCTGCTAACGCCATCTTAAGCCTCCAGAAATAAACGCAAAAACAGCAATGGAGGCACCCGCCCCCATTGCTGTGGGAATGTCCTTAGTGAACGTCGCGCCAGTATTCTTTCTTCAAGAAGTAGGCAATCACAAAGAAGATGGCTAAGAATACCAGCACCTTCCAGCCGATGCTTTCGGCCTCCAGGCGCATCGGCTCTCCGGTATACACGAGGAAGTTGACGAGATCCAGAACGGCCTTGTCATATTCTTCTTCGCTCAGCTCTCCGGTACCGTCGGCTTTAATGCCGGCGTAAACCTGCTTCTCTTCGCCGTCCACCAGACGGGTTTCGTAGACCTTGCGCGGCACCCCCTGCAATTCCTGCAGGACATGCGGCATGCCCACATCTTTAAATACCTCGTTGTTCACTCCCCAGGGACGGGTCTCGTCCACATAGAAGGAACGCAGATAGGTGTATATCCAATCCGGCCCTCGGACCCTGGCCACCAGGGTCAGATCAGGGGGTACTTTACCAAACCAGTTGGCCGCCTGCTCGGCGGGCATGGCATTGCGGATATGATCGCCGATTTTTGCCCCGGTGAAAATCAAGTTTTCTTCCATCAGGTCATGGGGGATACCCAGATCGTCGGCGCTACGGACGTAACGTTGGTACTGCATCTGGTGGCAACCCAGGCAGTAGTTCATGAACATCCGGGCCCCACGCTGTAAGGAGGCCTGGTCGGTAAGGTCATAATCGGCCTTGTCCAGGTGCACTTGGTGGCCGCCTGCGGCCAGCACCAGGTTGGGCAACATCAGCAGGCATGCGATCAGTAACTGTCTCATTTGAATGTCACCCTCTCTGGAACCGGCTTGGTTTTCTCGTTCTTGCTGTAGAGCCACAGTAGCCCGAAGTAGCCAAAGTAGGTGAAAGAGCAGATCTGGGCGATCAGGGTATGCACGGGTGTGGCCGGCTGTGCCCCCAGGTAGCCGAGGATACAGAAGGAGGCGGCAAACTGGGCCAGGTTGAACTTGTGCAGGCCGCTGCGGTAGCGGATGGAGCGCACCTTGCAGCGGTCAAACCAAGGCAGCAGGAACAGGAAGATGATCGCCGCAAACATGGCGATAACCCCAAACAGTTTGTCCGGCACCGCCCGCAAAATGGCATAGAAGGGGGTGAAGTACCAGACCGGCGCTATGTGCTCCGGGGTCTTCAGGGGGTCTGCCGGTTCGAAGTTGGGCGGCTCCAGGAAATACCCGCCCCCCTCCGGCATAAAGAAGATGACGTAGCAGAACAGCAACAGGAAACCGGCCACACCCACTATGTCCTTGACGGTGTAGTAAGGGTGGAAGGGAATGCCGTCCTTGGGCCAGCCGTTCTCGTCCTTGTTCTTCTTGATCTCGATACCATCCGGGTTGTTGGAGCCCACTTCATGCAGGGCGATGATGTGCAGGAACACCAGCACCACCAGCACCAGCGGCAGGGCTATGACGTGCAGGGCGAAGAAGCGATTGAGGGTGGCGCCACTGATCACGTAGTCACCACGGATCCACAGGGTCAGGTCGTCCCCTATCACCGGGATGGCACCGAACAGGGATATAATGACCTGGGCCCCCCAGTAGGACATCTGGCCCCAGGGCAGCAGGTAGCCCATGAAGGCCTCGGCCATCAGGCACAGGAAAATGAGCATGCCGAAGATCCACAGCAGCTCCCTGGGCTTTTGGTAGGAGCCATACATCAGGCCCCGGAACATGTGCAGGTAGACCACGATAAAGAAGGCCGAGGCGCCGGTGGAGTGCAGGTAGCGCAGCAACCAGCCGTAATCCACGTCCCGCATGATGTATTCGACGGAGGCAAAGGCCCCTTCGGCACTGGGGTTGTAGTTCATGGTCAGCCAGATGCCGGTGAGGATCTGGTTTACCAGCACCAACATGGCCAGAGACCCAAAGAAATACCAGAAGTTGAAGTTCTTGGGCGCGGGATACTTGCCGACGTGCTTGTCCCAAGTCGCCGTCATGGGGATGCGGGCATCTATCCAGGCGATCAGCTTGTTCATGCGGTGGCCTCCCCTTCGTTCAGGCCCACCAGTATGGTGGTTTCATCCACATAGTAGTGGTTGGGAACCACCAGGTTCAGCGGCGCCGGTACATTCTGGAAGACCCGGCCGGCCATATCGTAGGTGGAGCCGTGGCAGGGGCAGAAGAAGCCGTAGTTGATGCCTTCCACCTGCTGGGCAAAGTCACCCTTGAGGTAGGTGGGGGAACAGCCCAAGTGGGTACAAATACCCACCGCCAGGAAGATCTCGGGTTTGATTGAGCGGGTCGGATTCTTGGCGTAGTCGGGCTGCTGCCCTTCGTCAGACCCCGGGTCGCGCAGCTTGTCGTCGTGCTTGCCCAGGTTATCCAGTACTTCCTGGCTACGTTTGACCACCCAAACCGGCTTGCCACGCCATTTGACCAGGATCAGCTGGCCGGTTTCGAGCTTGGAGATGTCCACTTGCACAGGAGCGCCGGCTATCTTGGCTTTGGCGCTGGGATTCCAGGAGGCGATAAAAGGGACTGCTGCATAACCGGCCCCGACTGCACCCACTACAGCAGTGGTCCAAGTCAGAAACCGGCGTCGACCGGTATCTACAGGCGCATTGCTCATCCATTGTTCTCCGTATGTGGAACGATAGCCGCGCCGTTTTTATATAGTCTCGCGGCCTTCGGCTCACAAGATCTCCCGGGCAAGTGGGTGCTGCTTTCCTTGTCGAGGGGACCTGGATTCAGGTTATAAAATCGCCTAAAGCATAAAAAAAAACCTCAAAAAAAACAAGGAAAACGCTTTTTTCGAGGGCTGGAGAGCAGGCATAAAAAAGCCCGGCAGTGCCGGGCTTTTTCCAGTCCAGAAGCGTATTAACGCTTGGAGAACTGAGGACGACGGCGTGCTTTACGCAGACCGACTTTCTTACGCTCAACTTCACGAGCATCACGGGTCACGAAGCCAGCTTTACGCAGGGCCGGACGCAGAGACTCGTCGTATTCCATCAGGGCACGGGTGATGCCGTGGCGGATGGCGCCAGCTTGACCGGAGATACCACCGCCAGAAACGGTGATGTACAGGTCCAGCTTCTCGGTCATCTCAACCAGCTCCAGCGGCTGACGAACTACCATGCGGGCAGTTTCGCGACCGAAGTACTCTTCCAGAGTGCGCTTGTTGATGGTGATGGAACCGGTGCCTTGTTTGATGAAGACACGAGCGGTGGAGCTTTTGCGACGGCCAGTGCCGTAGTATTGATTGTCTGCCATTTCTCGAATTCCGTATTAGATGTCAAGGACCTGAGGTTGCTGTGCAGTGTGCTTGTGCTCAGCACCGGCAAAAACCTTCAGCTTACGGAACATGGCACGACCCAGCGGACCACGTGGCAGCATGCCTTTAACGGCCGCTTCGATGATCATTTCCGGCTTCTTGGCTTGCAGCTTTTCGAAGCTGATGGACTTCAGACCACCCGGGAAACCGGAGTGAGCGTGGTACATCTTGTCTTTGGATTTGGCACCGGTCACAACGACTTTCTCAGCGTTGATAACGACGATGTAGTCGCCGGTGTCAACGTGAGGAGTGTATTCAGGCTTGTGCTTGCCGCGCAGGCGCGTGGCGATTTCAGTGGCGATACGGCCCAAGGTTTTGCCTTCGGCGTCAACCACATACCAGTCACGTTTTACGGTTTCTGGCTTAGCTACGAAAGTTTTCATCAAGTTAACCCAATTTCGTATTGTTACATACCCGTGCGGGCTGTTCAGTGCCCGCACCATGTGCAAAACCTGCCACGACATCCCTTCGAATGTTGGCGGGTGACATATGCGCTGCCCTCATTGGGCAGGTTGTAACGTGGGGCTGCGCGGATTATACGCATGTAAATCCGCGAGGTCACGTCCAATTTTCGGCCAACCTCAGGGCTTGTGGGGTCTGGCG
Encoded proteins:
- the sspA gene encoding stringent starvation protein SspA, which translates into the protein MALAANKRSVMTLFGGSADMYSHQVRIVLAEKGVTYDIVEVDPSNPPEDLVELNPYVSVPTLVDREVTLFRANIINEYLDERFPHPPLMPVYPVLRGNARQTMYRIEKDWYELAERIAKGEKAAEARQELREGLLALGPLFADTPYFLSEEFGLVDCVLAPLLWRLNHLGIELSGRGAKEIRTYMARIFERESFQASLSDFERELGHGA
- the rpsI gene encoding 30S ribosomal protein S9; the encoded protein is MADNQYYGTGRRKSSTARVFIKQGTGSITINKRTLEEYFGRETARMVVRQPLELVEMTEKLDLYITVSGGGISGQAGAIRHGITRALMEYDESLRPALRKAGFVTRDAREVERKKVGLRKARRRPQFSKR
- a CDS encoding cytochrome c1, coding for MRQLLIACLLMLPNLVLAAGGHQVHLDKADYDLTDQASLQRGARMFMNYCLGCHQMQYQRYVRSADDLGIPHDLMEENLIFTGAKIGDHIRNAMPAEQAANWFGKVPPDLTLVARVRGPDWIYTYLRSFYVDETRPWGVNNEVFKDVGMPHVLQELQGVPRKVYETRLVDGEEKQVYAGIKADGTGELSEEEYDKAVLDLVNFLVYTGEPMRLEAESIGWKVLVFLAIFFVIAYFLKKEYWRDVH
- a CDS encoding cytochrome b produces the protein MNKLIAWIDARIPMTATWDKHVGKYPAPKNFNFWYFFGSLAMLVLVNQILTGIWLTMNYNPSAEGAFASVEYIMRDVDYGWLLRYLHSTGASAFFIVVYLHMFRGLMYGSYQKPRELLWIFGMLIFLCLMAEAFMGYLLPWGQMSYWGAQVIISLFGAIPVIGDDLTLWIRGDYVISGATLNRFFALHVIALPLVLVVLVFLHIIALHEVGSNNPDGIEIKKNKDENGWPKDGIPFHPYYTVKDIVGVAGFLLLFCYVIFFMPEGGGYFLEPPNFEPADPLKTPEHIAPVWYFTPFYAILRAVPDKLFGVIAMFAAIIFLFLLPWFDRCKVRSIRYRSGLHKFNLAQFAASFCILGYLGAQPATPVHTLIAQICSFTYFGYFGLLWLYSKNEKTKPVPERVTFK
- the rplM gene encoding 50S ribosomal protein L13, producing MKTFVAKPETVKRDWYVVDAEGKTLGRIATEIATRLRGKHKPEYTPHVDTGDYIVVINAEKVVVTGAKSKDKMYHAHSGFPGGLKSISFEKLQAKKPEMIIEAAVKGMLPRGPLGRAMFRKLKVFAGAEHKHTAQQPQVLDI
- a CDS encoding ClpXP protease specificity-enhancing factor, with the translated sequence MAPERLLKPCRPHLLRAYYEWLLENDLTPHLVVDATQDGVEVPLEHVRDGQIVLNVGPSAVGQLSLGNNDIVFSARFGGVPRRVVVPLAAALAIYARENGTGTVFEDEPYYEALREGKVALEGDNPDDDPEPPKPGKKAPFLKVVK
- the petA gene encoding ubiquinol-cytochrome c reductase iron-sulfur subunit — its product is MSNAPVDTGRRRFLTWTTAVVGAVGAGYAAVPFIASWNPSAKAKIAGAPVQVDISKLETGQLILVKWRGKPVWVVKRSQEVLDNLGKHDDKLRDPGSDEGQQPDYAKNPTRSIKPEIFLAVGICTHLGCSPTYLKGDFAQQVEGINYGFFCPCHGSTYDMAGRVFQNVPAPLNLVVPNHYYVDETTILVGLNEGEATA
- the dolP gene encoding division/outer membrane stress-associated lipid-binding lipoprotein — its product is MRNAVMMAGLMATLLLQGCAAALVAGAAGTAAVANDRRTVGAYIDDENIELKITGVISSDPELRTKTHVNAVSINGEVLLIGQAPGEALRAKILSETQKIQGVRKVNNQIRLMTPTRLSTRTHDTWLTSVVKSKLFGADVDSSAIKVVTENSEVFLMGMVSHEEGNMATEVARNVPGVSRVVKVFQYR